In one Sebastes umbrosus isolate fSebUmb1 chromosome 13, fSebUmb1.pri, whole genome shotgun sequence genomic region, the following are encoded:
- the srpx gene encoding sushi repeat-containing protein SRPX, with product MDMWPLVLLFVQLCLCSGYEGSGQYAYGDDEDWYSRRYKGTPWCAPIKLKHGDVSCRTPRGEHYKNVMGTRCKIRCKQGYESQNSEVVCMASKHWSSNYACREIRCPKPDMPANGGYKCSDGSYFNSRCEFFCSPGFSMKGQKTATCQHTKAWSAGVPTCVDMDSPKIKCPNLKDKWAEPGKLTARLTWDTPEGVDTADGILTDVILKGKPSKSDFPEGLHKMSYTVFDRAGNKGSCRFTVRVRVRRCSSQFPPDNGYMKCDSDSDNYGATCEFKCTGGYELQGSAARVCQYGLTWSGTDTTCVAMNINVGVRSAAALLDQFYEKRRLLIISAPTAANHNYRFQMTNLQHAQCGLDLRHVTVIELVGTYPAQIGRIRHRLLTPALSLQLRILLRIPQRSFQMVLVDKQGMDKQRYPFPITAAELFTTIDTFPLRKDETVLQQEAGQNCQS from the exons GGACACCCTGGTGCGCGCCCATTAAGCTGAAACATGGTGACGTGAGCTGTCGTACACCCAGAGGAGAACACTACAAGAACGTGATGGGGACTCGCTGTAAAATCCGCTGCAAGCAGGGATACGAGTCCCAGAACTCAGAGGTGGTGTGCATGGCCAGCAAACACTGGTCCTCTAACTACGCCTGCCGAG AGATCCGCTGTCCCAAGCCGGACATGCCCGCTAACGGCGGATACAAGTGTTCGGACGGCTCCTACTTCAACTCTCGCTGTGAGTTCTTCTGCTCGCCTGGATTCAGTATGAAGGGCCAGAAGACGGCAACCTGCCAGCACACCAAGGCGTGGAGCGCCGGAGTCCCCACCTGTGTTG ATATGGATTCTCCAAAAATCAAGTGTCCTAATCTGAAGGATAAGTGGGCAGAACCAGGAAAACTGACAGCGAGGCTGACCTGGGACACACCAGAGGGTGTAGACACTGCAGATGGCATCCTCACAGA TGTTATCCTGAAAGGGAAACCTTCAAAATCAGACTTCCCAGAGGGACTCCATAAGATGTCTTACACTGTGTTTGACCGTGCAGGGAACAAAGGATCCTGTCGCTTCACTGTCAGAGTGAGAG TGCGCCGCTGCAGCTCACAGTTTCCCCCAGACAACGGTTATATGAagtgtgacagtgacagtgacaacTACGGGGCCACTTGTGAGTTCAAATGCACCGGTGGCTACGAGCTTCAGGGCAGCGCTGCCAGAGTGTGTCAGTACGGACTCACCTGGTCTGGCACAGACACCACCTGTGTAG CCATGAACATCAACGTGGGAGTGCGTTCGGCTGCTGCACTGCTGGACCAGTTCTATGAGAAACGACGGCTCCTCATTATCTCGGCCCCAACGGCTGCCAATCATAATTACCGCTTCCAGATGACTAACTTACAG CACGCTCAGTGTGGACTGGACCTGAGGCACGTCACAGTAATTGAGCTGGTTGGGACTTACCCAGCACAGATTGGCCGAATCCGACACAGGCTGCTCACTCCAGCACTGTCCCTGCAGCTCAG GATACTGCTCCGGATTCCTCAAAGGTCTTTCCAAATGGTGCTGGTAGACAAGCAGGGCATGGACAAGCAACGCTACCCGTTCCCGATCACAGCGGCTGAGTTATTCACCACCATCGACACCTTCCCCCTCCGCAAGGACGAGACGGTGCTACAGCAGGAAGCAGGCCAGAACTGTCAATCATAA